One Candidatus Palauibacter soopunensis DNA window includes the following coding sequences:
- a CDS encoding leucine-rich repeat domain-containing protein → MAGSRPRPCCAVISRPTKRNSGPRSKTGAEPRSEQTSGNRTPGVRPDNPVTLTDQTSWQSHCQSWDSGSRSWIRHGLAGGIPPELTNLGSLRELDLGTNDLTGPVPPELGRLESLESLDLGDNDLSGVIPPELTSLANLRQLGLRSNDLTGPIPSELGDLASLESLYLGYNGLSGAIPPELADLGKLRQLGLGSNNLAGPIPPELGNLASLEHLDLVGNRFSGPIPPEIGNLVSLRELFLSSNNLISSIPPELGRLASLQFLYLGYNDFSGSIPPELSNLGSLEVLNLVSSSLTGPIPPALGSLGSLWQLDLRSNDLAGPIPPELVE, encoded by the coding sequence GTGGCTGGAAGTCGGCCAAGACCGTGCTGCGCTGTTATCAGCAGGCCGACGAAGCGCAACTCAGGACCGCGCTCGAAGACCGGCGCAGAGCCGCGGTCTGAGCAGACCAGCGGGAACCGAACGCCGGGAGTCCGACCCGACAATCCCGTAACCCTCACGGATCAAACCAGTTGGCAATCTCATTGCCAAAGCTGGGACAGCGGAAGCAGATCATGGATTCGACACGGTCTGGCAGGCGGGATCCCTCCCGAACTCACCAACCTTGGCAGCCTGAGGGAGCTTGATCTCGGCACCAACGATCTGACCGGTCCCGTTCCGCCCGAACTCGGTCGCTTGGAGAGCCTGGAGTCTCTCGACCTTGGCGACAACGACCTCTCCGGTGTGATCCCTCCCGAACTCACCAGCCTCGCCAACCTCCGGCAGCTTGGTCTCCGCTCCAACGACCTGACCGGCCCGATCCCGTCCGAACTCGGCGACCTGGCGAGCCTGGAATCCCTCTACCTTGGATACAACGGCCTCTCCGGTGCGATCCCGCCCGAACTCGCCGACCTCGGGAAACTCAGGCAGCTTGGTCTCGGCTCCAACAATCTGGCCGGTCCGATCCCGCCCGAACTCGGCAACCTGGCGAGCCTGGAGCACCTCGACCTGGTCGGCAACCGATTCTCCGGCCCGATCCCGCCCGAGATTGGCAACCTTGTGAGCCTGAGAGAGCTTTTTCTCTCCTCCAACAATCTGATCAGCTCGATTCCGCCCGAACTCGGTCGCCTGGCGAGCCTGCAGTTCCTCTACCTTGGATACAACGACTTCTCCGGTTCGATTCCGCCCGAACTCTCCAATCTGGGGAGCCTGGAGGTGCTGAACCTCGTCTCCAGCAGTCTGACCGGGCCGATCCCTCCCGCACTAGGCAGCCTTGGGAGCCTGTGGCAGCTTGACCTCCGGTCCAACGATCTCGCCGGCCCGATTCCGCCCGAACTAGTAGAGTAA